From the Leucoraja erinacea ecotype New England chromosome 4, Leri_hhj_1, whole genome shotgun sequence genome, the window ttgggtgggggggatggagagatagggaaTGCCGGATTTtctagaagttagagaaatcaatattcataccactgggttataaactgcccaagcaaaatatgagatgttgttcctccaatttgcatttagcctcactctgacaatggagaggaCCTAGGACAAAaagctcagtgtgggaatgggaaggagaattaaagtgtttagcaactgggagatcaggtagatccagatgaactgagcaaaggtgttcagcaaaacgatcccccagtctacgtttggtctcgctgatgtacaatagtccacatcttgaacaatggatacagtagatgaggttggaggaggtgcaagtgagcctctgcctaacctgaaatgactgtcagggtccctggacagtcgaggcaagaggtatagggacaggtgttgcatctcatgcggttgcaggggaaggtacctggggagggggtggtttgggtgggaagggatgagttaatgagggagttgcagagggaacggtctcgacggaaggcggaaaggggtggagatgggaagatgtgggtagtggtgggatcccataggacgtggtgaaaatgtcggaggattatgtgttgtatgcgatggctgatggggtgaaatgtAAGGACTCcggggagggagagcaagggtggAACTGTGGGGTACTGAGAAGACACGTGTGAGgggctcatctatgatgggagagggaaaccccTATTCCCTGAaggatgaggacatctcggatgtcctggtatggaacacctcatagtGTTACTTCATTTTAGTGTTAGTTACGGAGAAAAGTTCTAAGTGCCGCAGTAAGGTAGGTTGGAAGGTcgggactacaccctagcttTTGCGAGGACTGTTTAGTAGtttgataacaaaggggaagaacctgttcctgaatctcatagtacatgctttcaagcttttgcatcttttacccgatgggagaggggagaagaaggattgaCCCAGGTGGGAAAAggtccttaattatgttggtggggagtctggtttgtgtgatggactgggctatattcacaactctctgcaatgtcttgtggtcttctgcagacagtgcagAACTGTTCCCCAAACCAGGCTATGATGCATTTCAAGGTGCATAAGTAGAAGTAGGTAAGAtttattggagacatgccaaaattCCTCAGTCTTCTGATGAAATGGAGGTGTTGAGGCAGgtcctattgcaatgtttaagaaaaatttgggcaggtacatggatggggcaggtttagagggatttgggccaaacgcaggcaggtgtgactagtgtagatggggcatgttggtcggcatgaacaagttgcgccaaagggcttgtttctaatcTGTTTCTAATCTGACTATGACTTTCCAGATTTTGGAATATTGAGAAATTGCAAGATGCCTGGCGTGACTATTTGAGAAGACATTTGCAAACTCCAACACTGACTACAGAGTCTGGTGTAATATTTCAGTTCACAGCTAATATGCTGATGGTGTGTAAGTGCAAgctattaaatttaatataagATCAAAGGAAACATGTTTACTTATCAAAAACTATTTGCTCTCTTTCCTTTGATGGGAATGCTGACTCATGGCAAAACCCAATAGCTTCAGACGTGAATGGCCCTATAACCAACGAGGGAGAGACTATTCCAGATCACTCCCAGCTGCTGGAGCCAAAAGCGGCCGACACCGCTCCTCATGAGGTAGTCACCAATGAACCAAGCCCTTCTGAAGGTGGGGTGCATTTGGCTTCGGCATCTGAAGACAGTACAGATCTCGTGGGTTTGACCACTGAGGAGCCAGAGAGTTCCGCAGCTCCAGTGGAAGAGAATACGTTCACAGAAGCCGACGATATTGAAGAGATCCAATCTTCAGAGGACCAGATTGAAGGTAACATGTCGGCTGTGATCTGAGATATAAATGACTTAGACGTAAATGTGCAAGATGGGTTGCACTAGTAACCtttcagatgataccaagattgctggggttgtggactgtggtgcagcggtagaattggtgCCTgagagcgccagagtcccgggttcgatcctgactgcgggtgctgtctgtatggactttgcatgttctccctgtgactgcttcagtttcctccgggtcctccaatttcctcccacactccaaagacgtataggtttgaaggttaattggctttggcaaaaattgcAAGTTGTTGCTAGCGtgcctagtgtacggggtgattgctagttggcgctgacatggtgggctgaagggcctgtttccatgctttattgtaaagtctaaagtccaaagaaaGGCCATCAAAGTGTACAGTGGGATATAAATCGactacaaaaataggtggagaaatggctgatggagtttaatcagAACAAACCTGAGGTATTGcagtttgggaggttgaatgtaatatACAATTACTGGCacgatccttaacagcattgatgtacagagggatttgggGTCAAAGTCCATAACCTTGAAAGTGTCAACACAAATTGATAGAGTGCTAAATGaggcgtatggtatgcttgccttcattggtcatggCATTGAGTAATAGAAGTCAGGAAAGCATGATGCTACTTTAtacgactttggttaggctgcgtttgaagtattgcctgcagttctggtcgccccattgcaggaaggatgtggaggcattggagagagtgcagaggaggtttgccagaatgatagtttgtaggtttgtaagttaattctgtaaatttcccccagtgtgtaggatgcaaaagtgaagcagcacagtggtgcagcagtagtgccgctgcattacagcaccagatacatgGCTTCaatcttgactgcgggtgctgtccatacagagtttctacgttcttcctgtgatcgcgtGGTTTTACTCCgggtacttcggtttcctcctacattccaaaaacgtactggttgtaggttaattggcttttgtaaagtgtccctcgtctgtaggatagaattagtgtgcgGTTGATCGCTGGAAGGTGCGGTCTCGgtggtttgaagggcctgtttccatgctgtatttctaaactaaactaaactaaactacatcttTTACACAGGAAGGAAAAATCAAATACGAGAgggttttaaggtgagagcggaaaTGTTGAAaatagatgtgcagggcaagtattgCACCGAGGCTTGTgttcctggaatgcattgccagtggGGTGATGTaatcgtggcatttaagaggcttttggaaagcTTATGGGTCGGTtcttgtgctgaactattctattTTCTAGATTCCAAAACGCACTGGTTATTCACCTGATCTATCTAACAAAACCCCCAATActtaaatataaacagaaaatacttGAAATGTTcagcaagtctggcagcatctgtggagggagaaaaagagttaacatttcagattgaagacccttcatcagaactgggaatgtGAGAAAACAAAGTGTAGATTGTAGATTCTGGAATCCAGAGCAGTAAAAGTCGGTAACATTGTggcggaactcagtgggtcaggcagtggctGACCATTTccactgaatgtgtaggaagcaactgcagatgctggtttacactgaagatagacacaaaaagctggagtaactcagagggtcaggcagcatctatggagaaaaggaatagatgactcgCACCCTgtacattccctcttctcccctgccATCAGGCAATAGATACaggtgtgaaaacacacctccagatgcagggtcagtttcttcccagcttttatcaggcaactgaaccatcctaccacaactagagagcagtcatgaAGTACTATCAATCTCTTTGGAGACGCTCGGACtagctttgatcggactttactggctttatcttgctctaaacattattccctttatcatgtagctgtacactgtgaatacaatacaatacaatacaatttatttgtcacttgaacctcatagaggctcaagtgaaatgttgtttctgcagtcatacatacaagaaaaaaaagacccaagacacaacacaatttacacagacatccatcacagcgcatctccacctcgctgtgatggaaggcaaaaaaaacgtatctctcccctgcacttccctctccccccgatgtcagagtcaaagtcagagcccccggcgggcgataacaattgtcccgcggccattaacgccgcgccgggtgatgcaaggccgcgctccgggtcttgttgttggagccccgggcgggcgctggcaaagtcccgcagccgttgaagccacgccgggcgatgatgtaaggccccgctccaggtcatccttgaccccgctactcgggcgggagaagtcgccgttgcggaagccccgaaaagcggtctcccagcagggacccgcgggctcccggtgtcactgtccaccagacctgcggttagagcctccgaatctccgagggtcgggtcgcagcagcgcgccaccaccgctcctcccgctccggactcggccagctccatgatggtgagtaggtccgcagctccgtgactggagccccaggacgttcctgctggaggccgctccacggtgcagccccaacgacaacagagacccaacagggaaaggtcgggtacTCCGTACAGGGGaaaattttttaaagtttccccccccaccccacccacacacacacacaccccatcaaaaaaataaaaacgacattaaaacgggacaaaaaataacaaaaagacagacggactgcagaagccgctgcgacgcgagtcacgccgcccaccggaatagcttgattgtaatcatgtattgcctttccgctgactggttagcacgcaacaagttGGAACCAGCttccaatgaactaaactaaactaaacagtttgtGCTTGAGTAAGCCAGTTGCGATGTAAGAATATGTTTAAGTAACGTTGGTGTAATTTGACCTGCATTTCCTGGTTTCCAGGTGAGACTGGGGAGAAGGTAGAGTGTGAGACAGCCATCGAAGCCAAGGACGAAGAGGAGGAAAGTGAAGTGGAGATATCAGAAGAGATACTGGCCTCTGGCATGACAGTGTTAAGTATGTTGGAAGTAAAGTTGTGTATTAAAACGTCCGATGAACGCCtaagaaaatgtgtaggaaggaactgcagatgctgatttataacaaaataaaatgctggagtaactcagcgggtcaggcagcatctctggagaaaagggataggtgatgtcttcaaagtaggcatgtcTTGAGGAgctttcgcagtggagcagactaaatgtgtaggaaggaactgatgtTCCCGGTGCTGGATACCATCAAGGAATAGGGTTTAATAGCTCTAACAGGGCTCTGGTCATCTGGTGATCAGCTTGGATCTGTAGCTCAAGTTAAGGCAAATCAACTTATGGCCTCACCATACTAAGGCTGATAGAGGcgtaagcaactgcagatgctggaatcatcatCTACCTGTGTCCACACTAGTACTGGAATGGACGCTGCAAGCAGTATCTTCAACCTTACACTTCTATATGGAGCAGAACATCACAAAAGCAGGCCATccagcccataatgtttgtgctgaacatgatgccaagaccttgtagcagcaccaaacgtggtgaataaaaaGTTGCTTTATTGAGTAAGAAAATAGGTTCGAAATagtttggtcctctaacataataatatcattgctgctgcagctgagagagggtgttgtctcgagcgCAGCTACCTgttgaccaaagatcttagataGGAGcacgatagaccactcctgcaaaatccaatggactgacgtgtagtatgcaacggagcgtaacttccgccatttcagtaaatTTCCGACCCTATCTTTGACCCGACCTGACTTCAGTTATGCGTTCAGTTAAAAAGGTCAATCTAAACTTTCccaatatatatccccccaggTTAAAAAGGTGCATACCttgtatagggaggaactgcagatgctggtttaaaccgaagacagacacaaaaggctggagtaaagcagtggatcaggcagcatctctggagaaaaggaataagtgatatttcgggtcgactttttcgatagctgccatgacccgtttgatgtcatccttcgccctgctcctggtctcggcccgcaccgatctgccgggacatgctgtgtgtgtgcgtgtgtgcgtgcgtgtgtgtgtgtgtgtgtgtgtgtgtgtgtgtgtttggcggagtctgaggggagaagcgcgGCACCAAGAGCGAACGAacgcgcggacagacggacgaaagcaacgatcatagagtggcatagttgacattttgggtcaatagacaataggtgcaggagtaggccattcgagccagcaccgccattcaatgtgatcatggctgatcatccccaatcaacacCCCTTTCCTGACctctccatattccctgactctgctatttttaagagccctatctagctttctcttgaaagcatccagagaacctgcctccaccgccctcgaggCAGAGAATGATGACATCAAACGGGCAGGGCGAAGGATTACATCAAATGGGTCATGGCAACTATCGAAAAAGTATGGAAATGGTAGGggggaaattaaataaaaacacccgaaggaaatagatgtttaacaaagAAAAGTGGGCAGGCGATCGCTCCGTGTCCGTGTTCCGTGTCCGTgttggagggggggcggggggggggggggggggggggggggaggatggcttGAGTGGGTGCTggattttctggagctccttcctaatggcaatattttgtatgttcaaagttaatAAGGAAGACAAGGCAGGAATATCAAAGtgatcacctgcagctgagaaaaaaaaaggtgatttgtgtggtatttggtaaaataaaagcaatatgAAGACAccatgaccaaagcaaagatactcgagcggagacggaagccggttacggaaatggcgttaaagattacccatgacctatTACggctttttcatcgagtggactatcttgctccgctctaagatctttgctgttGACTCCTTAatctcaaggtgagatatgcTTATGTAGCAGGCCAGTCCCCTTAACCCCATGACGTCATGTGATggccctcgtaaccactgacgagggttcgaccgcaagtggtctgactatcagctggcgccacaggaccccccccccagaaccggaggaaggAATAGAACGCGCTAAACTTCTACAAGAAGGTGTGCAGGCATGGTCGAGGGCGGCACCTGCTGTGGGTCAGATGCACTCCGGCCGTGGGTCGGGACGGTGGGGCCTGGAGGCGCAGTTGATGCTCCGGCTGTGGGCCATCCCGGCCGTATGCCGAGGGGTGCGAAGAGACCAATGCAAAAGCTGCCAGATGGACGAGACACAGTCGCATCTCCTCAATCAGCAGGGGATCGTGTCCTGAGAAATATGGCACCCAGCAAtggctgggagacgtcggcaacaatGCAAAGAATAAAAAATTAATAAACTGATTGCTAAACCCAGCGAGGTCATTACTGTGTAAACAAagtgaaaagaaacaaaacaaactacagtgAGCAGTCAAGTGCAAAGTGGTAGGAAAGTTCAAATTGTCCAGTGTCCCTGGTGCAGGATGGGAAGCTGTGTTGGAAAACAGCAGTGACAGCATCCGACCTGAAGTGGCACTGTTGACGGCGATCGGACTGCAGTGACGACATCCAGTCGGAAAGTGGCACTGTTGATGGCGGTCCGATCAGATCGAGCGTTGCTTCCGGCCGGCCGCGGCGGCCATTTTTGCAGTTGGGGCGGTGGCCATGTGGCAGTAGGCCGCGGCAGCCATTTTAGCGGCCGGCTGAGGCGGCCTTTAAAGGCAATTCAAGATTTGTGCGGGGCGGCCGGCATCAACGGGCCTCGCCCCACTGTTGCctgtagtagcaatgttacaaaattttgagatttaaaaaatcaagtctgcaatcccatcagataaagcataacaatgtttaatttgacaccaaattcactttcatatctcaagtattaaaaaagttatgaccattttcatactcggaaattagcatcttgttccctattgattttcaatggacattacaaaaaagctgtgatcttggatagtcaaacgcccatttcttaaggaaagattaacatttttaaatagcccaagtgtccaaagattattcacaaataattcacaatataacatgatttttatatctaatttacattaatttataggccaaatggaaggaatttagtgttcaattgctgtaaataaatgcccatttaaatcggctttctagtgggttcatgtggaacgcgctggtttagaacgttgacatagcgctggattagtgccctcaaatgccgagaaaaatactgcgggatataaaaagcccaaaatgaactattcgttatagataacttgatattcagggttatatatatgccccatttaatgtaaaaataaggtacatacctttaattgtttgctttataaaaccctggggctgcgagaggttgcgaaatcagagagtaattttaaaactattataactatattatcgaggcctataaaactaataataccttttgcgaccgggtcttgcagcgatttttcgttaatgatttactaggctgaacatgtgcgattagtacagcctagtaaaaatcgcgttttaaacccgccccctccaaacagcgccaaaatcgccgacatggctgagggcagattcccaatgacgattcaggtaggttttgtaacatacctacctgtaGGAACTCTACCTACCGTGGCCGGTGTCGTCGGTGACCGGCTGCGCTGCCGCACCCCCGGCGGAGGCTGGAAGCTGCCAGGGAATCCGTCGCGGGACCGCCGACTCGTGACCGGCCGAGGATCCACCCTGCTGCTGGGCTGGACGGGCAACCAACGCCCAGGGATCTTCGAGGTCTTCACCGGTGAGGACTTcttcgggcagccgccccaggtaGGCCCGCCCTATCGGGAGGCTAGACTTTGGGCACCCAGGGCCGTCAGGCGGGCGTCGGTGATGCTGGGGGCGGGGGGGCTGCTACACTCACAGCTCCTGTAACAGCTGGTGGGGGAGCAGCAGCTATCTGTTGACTCGATCTCAAGGTGAGATAGGCttaagtagcaggacactccccttaaccccatGACATTACGTATTATGTGACAGCgctcgtaaccactgacgagggttcgaccgcaAGTggtctgaccaaagatcctatagctatatagctttgctataggatctttgggtctgactatcagctgacgccacagCCTTCACTTATCTACTGtaactgcacataacccatacccctccatttgtattgtattgtattgtattcaatttattgtcattgtctcaatttgagacaacgaaatgaattttccttacaggcagtatcattaaaaaaaaaatcacaaagaaattataaaaataaataataaataaataataaaacatattaaaaataaaattgaaattgaattaaaattaaaaaaaaagcacaaatacagaagtccacgacacaacataacataaatggcaccaaggtgaggaaggcaccatagtccagccagcctcccctccgtgttcatccgtggtctgggccttctgagcacccgcagtcgccgccccgggtggcccgatgttcaggccctcacgccgggctggtggaacgccgacgccgaaccccgacggtgagcagcctcctcctcagcggcccggacctcctgatcagccgcctcccgctgccggagtctgcagctcccgagtccgcaggtcgagccgggcagagtcacatgaccccgcgttgattagtcagcgccgcccgcgttgggagctctgcaaaccgcagctccgtgatgttggtgcagcaggtccagcactccgggctccagacggcgacccccggtaaggcatcgccagccccgcgatgttccagcgctgtcccgccgctgctggagctccggtcgatcccggcaggaaaggccgcgccattccctgcatatccatgtgccgatcaaaaagtcttttaaatggcacaaatgtatctgcttcaatcaccacccctggcagcgtgttccaggaactcgccactctctgtttaaaaaaacacgccctgcacatttcctttaaactttgcccctctcaccttaaagttatgcccactagtttttgatttttccatcctgggaaagagattctgactgtctaccctatctatgcctctcatagtatTATATACCTTTGTCCGGTCTCCTTACAACCTCTGGTATTCCTGAGAAaataatccaatccaatccaactttatttgttaagcactttaaaacagccaatgttgaccaaagtgctgtgcagaagaataaacaagacatcataaacagacaccataacagctcacatgaggcgcaaaaattacatatgaaatacaacaataaattaaaagacataaaacatgagtaaaaataatagccacgaaataaaagcaatcaaaaaaataagaaattaaatcaagtaaataaataaagtcgacatcttactgggtatcaaaggccatggagaagagatgggttttaagaagtgatttaaaaacagagaagaggcctgtttaatgtggagaggcagatcgttccataaattgggtgccgacacagcaaaggcacggtcccctctgagcttcagcttagttttaggcccactcaggagcagctgattatctggcctgagagagcgggcgggtgtataaggatgTAGAAGCTCaaataggtagggcggggcaagaccatttagggatttaaaagcaaataaaataatttaaaaatggatcctaaactgaataggcaaccagtggagtgaggctaaaatgtgcgaaatgtgctcatgtttacgtgtgccagttaaaagacgtacagctaaATAATAATTGCAAA encodes:
- the si:dkey-284p5.3 gene encoding uncharacterized protein si:dkey-284p5.3 is translated as MGCSSSTQTQPQDSNRPNSKQEEKNGASKCASDVNGPITNEGETIPDHSQLLEPKAADTAPHEVVTNEPSPSEGGVHLASASEDSTDLVGLTTEEPESSAAPVEENTFTEADDIEEIQSSEDQIEGETGEKVECETAIEAKDEEEESEVEISEEILASGMTVLMSESKKD